From Rhodamnia argentea isolate NSW1041297 chromosome 10, ASM2092103v1, whole genome shotgun sequence, a single genomic window includes:
- the LOC125312638 gene encoding disease resistance protein RPV1-like: MATELKVLNLSNCRSLRRTPDLSTFKSLEILSFEGCWHLEEIHPSIGDIKTLVSLNVGCCKRLKELPAGVGRMEKLRELLLDHTDIQEIPISRGCLTKLETLSASSCRRLAQLLESMGSLVSLTLLDVSGTRIEEFPESIGSMKELRTLDASNCVSLARIPSSIGHLASLQCLLLWGCPSLREIPDSIGNLASLAELHLARTAIAELLESIGNLQKLRILDICRSRVTELPGAIGMLAELQELRASGCKNLKGLPSEIGEPVSLNKLNLDKSGITGLPKSISKLSCVQNPRVRYCQKLREIPEPPSGITTLRITRRSTSLPHLSQLTLLKKLTLCDCPWLEYLPKLPVGLSMLSITRCGKLKAVTDLSNLKHLSELYLEECYELT, encoded by the coding sequence atggCAACAGAGCTCAAAGTTCTCAACCTCTCGAATTGTCGGTCTTTGAGAAGAACTCCTGACTTATCCACTTTCAAAAGCTTGGAGATTTTATCATTTGAAGGATGCTGGCATCTAGAAGAGATTCATCCTTCTATCGGTGACATCAAGACCCTTGTCTCCTTGAATGTCGGGTGTTGTAAGAGACTGAAGGAGCTACCGGCGGGAGTTGGTAGAATGGAAAAATTGAGGGAGCTTCTCTTAGATCATACGGATATACAAGAGATTCCTATTTCGAGAGGTTGTTTGACGAAGCTGGAGACACTAAGTGCCTCGTCTTGTAGACGATTGGCTCAACTTCTAGAATCCATGGGCTCACTTGTGTCGTTAACTTTGTTGGACGTATCCGGGACACGGATTGAAGAATTTCCTGAATCCATTGGTTCTATGAAGGAGCTTAGGACTCTTGATGCCTCTAATTGTGTGTCGCTCGCTCGCATACCTAGCTCCATAGGCCATCTAGCATCATTGCAGTGCTTGTTATTATGGGGATGCCCCTCGTTGAGAGAAATTCCTGATTCAATTGGGAACTTGGCATCATTGGCGGAACTGCATTTAGCAAGGACAGCAATTGCGGAATTACTCGAAAGCATTGGAAATCTGCAGAAGTTGAGGATCTTGGACATTTGTCGATCTCGCGTAACAGAATTGCCTGGTGCCATTGGAATGTTGGCGGAACTCCAAGAGTTGAGAGCTTCAGGATGCAAAAATCTGAAAGGACTACCTAGTGAAATAGGCGAACCGGTTTCCCTAAACAAGCTTAATTTAGACAAGTCGGGCATTACGGGCTTGCCGAAAAGCATTTCTAAGCTCTCTTGTGTCCAAAACCCGAGGGTTCGATATTGCCAAAAGCTTCGAGAAATACCGGAACCGCCCTCCGGCATAACAACTCTACGTATCACCCGCCGTAGTACATCCTTGCCGCATCTTTCCCAGCTAACCCTTCTCAAGAAGCTCACTCTTTGTGATTGCCCTTGGCTTGAATATCTTCCAAAGCTGCCCGTTGGGCTATCAATGCTTTCTATTACACGTTGTGGAAAACTGAAAGCGGTGACGGATTTGTCGAATTTGAAGCACTTATCCGAATTGTATCTTGAGGAGTGCTATGAGCTAACGTAA
- the LOC115732324 gene encoding disease resistance protein L6-like isoform X1, with the protein MRDAIAPAVDPYKRFGISYSSSPEALLHQSLLLPLYCCNTLEMKRREPTGPEDPMYGASSPSPSPHVGDSDCRAKKPKGNDHEVFLSFRGEDTRKGFTDHLYNSLASAGIYVFRDDNELRVGEKIGPELLCSITQSKISIPIISENYASSRWCLRELAQMLKCKRSSGQIVLPIFYKVKPCQLRRLTGSLGDAINAHIENLDETVVKEWEEALEEVSSLKGWVSDNVDNGHEGTLVKIVVRKVASELKRLFRLIVPNQLVGIDDRVEEVMSLIDPKSNDTRIVGIYGMGGIGKTTLAKVLYNKLSGDFECLSFVANIREISWRKGIESLQKQLIYDILRSPHDVSTVDEGIGVIKCRFTSKKVLILLDDVDDKTHLNALVGDGSWFKAGSIVIITTRNKSILDEAGVGYMYQLNELSLKQSLILFSRHAFRKDSPEIDYQVNSRDVVSTTGGLPLALEVIGSFLCGKTKKVWKDTSNKLKKVLGKKVQETLRISYEALDFEVQQIFLDIACVFIGSSKQNPTYMWDSCDFFLESGIEVLCVMSPIKIDKDGKLMMHDQLRDFGREIVRLENQKEPQGRSRLWIHEEAIDVLESNKGTSNIEALRLDKCGYRRSYTGELFKEPTSLRFLQVNAANLVGDFLNLLPQLRWLQWEECPLDFAAANFHPKKLVVLDPSWSGISEDRGGWGPVKVRCSREGISLVDSHVLLRVQSHQVLLFSFLFLGEV; encoded by the exons ATGCGCGACGCTATAGCTCCGGCGGTGGACCCATACAAACG ATTTGGGATTTCGTATTCCTCTTCTCCTGAGGCTCTGCTCCATCAATCTCTTTTACTGCCTCTGTATTGCTGCAATACTCTCgagatgaaaagaagagaacCCACTGGCCCAGAAGATCCGATGTACGGGGCGTCTTCCCCATCGCCCTCTCCACATGTAGGTGATTCTGACTGCAGAGCCAAAAAGCCAAAAGGAAATGACCACGAAgtattcttgagcttcagaggggAAGACACGCGCAAAGGCTTCACTGATCATCTCTATAATAGCCTTGCCAGTGCGGGAATTTATGTGTTTAGAGACGACAACGAGCTCCGTGTTGGTGAGAAGATTGGTCCGGAGCTTCTCTGCAGTATTACGCAGTCCAAGATCTCCATCCCAATTATCTCAGAGAACTATGCTTCCAGCAGATGGTGCCTTCGCGAGCTGGCTCAGATGTTGAAGTGCAAGAGAAGCAGTGGGCAAATAGTGCTGcccatattttacaaagtgAAGCCCTGCCAGTTGCGACGTCTTACGGGGAGTTTGGGAGATGCTATCAATGCACATATAGAGAATTTGGATGAAACGGTTGTGAAGGAATGGGAAGAGGCGCTTGAAGAAGTCAGTTCCTTGAAAGGATGGGTATCGGACAATGTTGATAATGG GCATGAAGGGACATTAGTTAAAATTGTTGTCAGAAAAGTTGCGAGCGAGTTAAAAAGGCTCTTTCGGCTAATTGTTCCGAACCAGTTGGTGGGAATCGATGATCGTGTGGAAGAGGTAATGAGCTTGATAGATCCTAAATCCAATGATACAAGGATTGTCGGGATTTATGGAATGGGCGGCATTGGTAAGACTACTCTTGCAAAGGTGTTATACAACAAACTCTCCGGTGATTTTGAGTGTCTTAGCTTTGTGGCAAATATTCGAGAAATATCTTGGCGCAAAGGTATTGAAAGCCTACAAAAGCAGCTCATTTACGATATACTGAGAAGTCCACATGATGTGTCGACTGTGGACGAGGGAATTGGTGTCATCAAATGTCGTTTTACAAGTAAGAAAGTCCTAATTcttcttgatgatgttgatgacAAGACTCACTTGAATGCTTTGGTTGGAGATGGTAGTTGGTTTAAAGCTGGAAGTATAGTCATCATCACAACTAGAAACAAGAGCATTCTTGATGAGGCTGGTGTAGGCTACATGTACCAACTCAACGAGTTGTCTTTAAAGCAATCATTGATTTTGTTTAGTAGACATGCATTTCGGAAGGATTCTCCTGAGATTGATTATCAGGTTAACTCTCGTGATGTCGTATCTACTACCGGGGGGCTTCCATTAGCCCTTGAAGTCATAGGTTCATTCTTATgtggaaagacaaaaaaagtatGGAAAGATACCtcaaataaattaaagaaagtgCTCGGGAAGAAAGTCCAAGAGACTTTGAGGATAAGTTATGAAGCATTAGATTTTGAGGTGCAACAGATATTCTTGGACATTGCATGTGTCTTTATTGGATCATCCAAACAAAATCCAACTTACATGTGGGATTCCTGTGATTTTTTCCTAGAGAGTGGGATTGAAGTATTGTGTGTTATGTCCccgattaaaattgacaaaGACGGCAAGCTGATGATGCACGATCAACTGAGAGACTTCGGAAGGGAAATTGTCCGTCTAGAAAATCAAAAGGAGCCTCAAGGCCGTAGCAGATTGTGGATTCATGAGGAAGCCATAGACGTGCTTGAGAGCAACAAG GGCACTAGTAACATCGAGGCTCTTCGTCTAGACAAATGTGGTTATAGAAGAAGCTACACGGGTGAACTATTTAAAGAACCGACCAGTTTGAGGTTCCTTCAAGTGAACGCTGCGAATCTTGTTGGAGATTTCCTGAACTTGCTTCCTCAATTAAGATGGCTTCAATGGGAGGAGTGTCCCTTGGATTTCGCAGCGGCCAACTTCCATCCAAAGAAATTAGTCGTGCTTGATCCGTCGTGGAGTGGGATTTCGGAGGACCGGGGAGGATGGGGTCCAGTTAAGGTAAGATGTAGCAGAGAAGGCATATCTCTTGTTGATAGTCATGTGTTGTTGAGAGTCCAATCTCACCAAGttctccttttctcctttctttttctcggaGAGGTTTAA
- the LOC115732324 gene encoding disease resistance protein L6-like isoform X2 — translation MKRREPTGPEDPMYGASSPSPSPHVGDSDCRAKKPKGNDHEVFLSFRGEDTRKGFTDHLYNSLASAGIYVFRDDNELRVGEKIGPELLCSITQSKISIPIISENYASSRWCLRELAQMLKCKRSSGQIVLPIFYKVKPCQLRRLTGSLGDAINAHIENLDETVVKEWEEALEEVSSLKGWVSDNVDNGCIILNQNFGHEGTLVKIVVRKVASELKRLFRLIVPNQLVGIDDRVEEVMSLIDPKSNDTRIVGIYGMGGIGKTTLAKVLYNKLSGDFECLSFVANIREISWRKGIESLQKQLIYDILRSPHDVSTVDEGIGVIKCRFTSKKVLILLDDVDDKTHLNALVGDGSWFKAGSIVIITTRNKSILDEAGVGYMYQLNELSLKQSLILFSRHAFRKDSPEIDYQVNSRDVVSTTGGLPLALEVIGSFLCGKTKKVWKDTSNKLKKVLGKKVQETLRISYEALDFEVQQIFLDIACVFIGSSKQNPTYMWDSCDFFLESGIEVLCVMSPIKIDKDGKLMMHDQLRDFGREIVRLENQKEPQGRSRLWIHEEAIDVLESNKGTSNIEALRLDKCGYRRSYTGELFKEPTSLRFLQVNAANLVGDFLNLLPQLRWLQWEECPLDFAAANFHPKKLVVLDPSWSGISEDRGGWGPVKVRCSREGISLVDSHVLLRVQSHQVLLFSFLFLGEV, via the exons atgaaaagaagagaacCCACTGGCCCAGAAGATCCGATGTACGGGGCGTCTTCCCCATCGCCCTCTCCACATGTAGGTGATTCTGACTGCAGAGCCAAAAAGCCAAAAGGAAATGACCACGAAgtattcttgagcttcagaggggAAGACACGCGCAAAGGCTTCACTGATCATCTCTATAATAGCCTTGCCAGTGCGGGAATTTATGTGTTTAGAGACGACAACGAGCTCCGTGTTGGTGAGAAGATTGGTCCGGAGCTTCTCTGCAGTATTACGCAGTCCAAGATCTCCATCCCAATTATCTCAGAGAACTATGCTTCCAGCAGATGGTGCCTTCGCGAGCTGGCTCAGATGTTGAAGTGCAAGAGAAGCAGTGGGCAAATAGTGCTGcccatattttacaaagtgAAGCCCTGCCAGTTGCGACGTCTTACGGGGAGTTTGGGAGATGCTATCAATGCACATATAGAGAATTTGGATGAAACGGTTGTGAAGGAATGGGAAGAGGCGCTTGAAGAAGTCAGTTCCTTGAAAGGATGGGTATCGGACAATGTTGATAATGGGTGCATTATTCTCAACCAAAACTTTG GGCATGAAGGGACATTAGTTAAAATTGTTGTCAGAAAAGTTGCGAGCGAGTTAAAAAGGCTCTTTCGGCTAATTGTTCCGAACCAGTTGGTGGGAATCGATGATCGTGTGGAAGAGGTAATGAGCTTGATAGATCCTAAATCCAATGATACAAGGATTGTCGGGATTTATGGAATGGGCGGCATTGGTAAGACTACTCTTGCAAAGGTGTTATACAACAAACTCTCCGGTGATTTTGAGTGTCTTAGCTTTGTGGCAAATATTCGAGAAATATCTTGGCGCAAAGGTATTGAAAGCCTACAAAAGCAGCTCATTTACGATATACTGAGAAGTCCACATGATGTGTCGACTGTGGACGAGGGAATTGGTGTCATCAAATGTCGTTTTACAAGTAAGAAAGTCCTAATTcttcttgatgatgttgatgacAAGACTCACTTGAATGCTTTGGTTGGAGATGGTAGTTGGTTTAAAGCTGGAAGTATAGTCATCATCACAACTAGAAACAAGAGCATTCTTGATGAGGCTGGTGTAGGCTACATGTACCAACTCAACGAGTTGTCTTTAAAGCAATCATTGATTTTGTTTAGTAGACATGCATTTCGGAAGGATTCTCCTGAGATTGATTATCAGGTTAACTCTCGTGATGTCGTATCTACTACCGGGGGGCTTCCATTAGCCCTTGAAGTCATAGGTTCATTCTTATgtggaaagacaaaaaaagtatGGAAAGATACCtcaaataaattaaagaaagtgCTCGGGAAGAAAGTCCAAGAGACTTTGAGGATAAGTTATGAAGCATTAGATTTTGAGGTGCAACAGATATTCTTGGACATTGCATGTGTCTTTATTGGATCATCCAAACAAAATCCAACTTACATGTGGGATTCCTGTGATTTTTTCCTAGAGAGTGGGATTGAAGTATTGTGTGTTATGTCCccgattaaaattgacaaaGACGGCAAGCTGATGATGCACGATCAACTGAGAGACTTCGGAAGGGAAATTGTCCGTCTAGAAAATCAAAAGGAGCCTCAAGGCCGTAGCAGATTGTGGATTCATGAGGAAGCCATAGACGTGCTTGAGAGCAACAAG GGCACTAGTAACATCGAGGCTCTTCGTCTAGACAAATGTGGTTATAGAAGAAGCTACACGGGTGAACTATTTAAAGAACCGACCAGTTTGAGGTTCCTTCAAGTGAACGCTGCGAATCTTGTTGGAGATTTCCTGAACTTGCTTCCTCAATTAAGATGGCTTCAATGGGAGGAGTGTCCCTTGGATTTCGCAGCGGCCAACTTCCATCCAAAGAAATTAGTCGTGCTTGATCCGTCGTGGAGTGGGATTTCGGAGGACCGGGGAGGATGGGGTCCAGTTAAGGTAAGATGTAGCAGAGAAGGCATATCTCTTGTTGATAGTCATGTGTTGTTGAGAGTCCAATCTCACCAAGttctccttttctcctttctttttctcggaGAGGTTTAA